The window CGCCGCACGGAGAGCGGTAACCATCGGTGCAGATTGGCCCGCTGGGGTAAGAACGCCACTAGCCGGTCGCCGACCTCCGCGAGGCTTCACGGGCGGTCCTGCGGCCAGCGCAAGGCCAAGGTCACAATCTGTTCACAGAAAGCGTATTAGAGGCGCAGGATGCCCCGCGGCCAGAAGGTGACCCCAAAAAGGGGAAGCGAAGGGCCGCGCATGCCCTCGTTAAACGCCGAAGGGCGGCCCCACCAATGATGGGACCGCCCTGCGATGCGGAGCTGCGTTTATTTACGCATTCTGCTTCGCTGCGTTTATTTACGCATTCTGCTTCTTCAAACGCGAGGTCTTGCGAGCGCGCGCGTTGGCGTCGAGCTCGACCTTGCGAATGCGCACGAACTCAGGAGTTACCTCAACGCACTCGTCCTCGCGGGCGAACTCTAGGCACTCTTCGAGCGTGAGCTTGCGCGACGGGGTCATGCGCTCGAACGAGTCCGAGGTCGACTGACGCATGTTGGTCAGCTGCTTCTCCTTGGTGATGTTCACGTCCATGTCGTCGGCGCGCGAGTTCTCGCCCACAACCATGCCTTCGTAGACCTCCTGCGTCGGCTCGACGAAGAACGTCATGCGCTCCTGCAAGGCAACCATGGCGAACGGGGTGGCAACACCGGCACGGTCGGCAACGATCGAGCCGTTGACGCGGGTCGTGATCTCGCCAGCCCACGGCTCGTAGCCATGAGCAACCGCGTTCGCGATGCCCTCGCCGCGGGTCGTGGTCATGAACTCCGAACGGAAGCCGATGAGGCCACGCGAAGGAACGATGAACTCCATGCGGACCCAGCCGGTGCCGTGGTTGGCCATGGCCTCCATGCGGCCCTTGCGCGAGGCAAGAAGCTGCGTGATGGCACCGAGGTGCTCCTCGGGGGTGTCGATGGTCAGGTGCTCGAAGGGCTCGTGGACCTTGCCGTCGATCTGCTTGACGACTACCTGCGGCTTGCCGACGGTGAGCTCGAAGCCCTCGCGGCGCATCTGCTCGACCAGGATGGCGAGCGCGAGCTCTCCACGGCCCTGAACCTCCCACGCGTCCGGGCGACCGACGTCGACGAGCTTGAGCGAGACGTTACCGACGAGCTCCTTGTCGAGGCGGTCCTTGACCATGCGGGCGGTGAGCTTGTGGCCCTTGACCTTGCCGATGAGCGGCGACGTGTTCGTGCCGATCGTCATCGAGATCGCGGGGTCGTCAACCGTGATGGTCGGCAGCGGGCGCACGTCGTTGGGGTCAGCGAGGGTCTCGCCGATGAAGATGTCTTCGAAACCGGCAACAGCGACGATGTCGCCGGGGCCAGCGCTCTCGGCCGGGTAGCGGTCGAGAGCCTTCGTGATGAGCAGCTCCGTGACGCGGGTGTTCGAGACGGTGCCGTCCTTCTTGACCCAGGCAACGGTCTGGCCCTTTTTGATTGTGCCGTTGAAGACACGGAGCAGGGCGAGACGGCCGAGGAACGGCGAGGAGTCGAGGTTGGTGACCCAGGCCTGCAGCGGGTGCTCGTCGTCGTACGTGGGCGCGGGAACGTGCTTGAGGATCGCGTCGAACAGCGGCTCAAGGTCGTCGTTGTCGGGCAGGGTGCCATCTTCTGGCTTGTTCCAGCTCGCTGCGCCATTGCGACCAGATGCGTAGACAACAGGAACGTTGAGGATCGCGTCGAGGTCGAGGTCGGGGTGCTCGTCGGCCATGTCGCTCGCCAGACCGAGAAGGAGATCCTGGCTTTCGCTCACGACGGCGTCGATGCGAGCATCCGGACGGTCGGTCTTGTTGACGAGAAGGATGACGGGGAGCTTGGCTTCAAGTGCCTTACGGAGCACGAAGCGGGTCTGGGGCAGGGGGCCCTCACTGGCGTCAACGAGCAGAACGACACCGTCGACCATGCTGAGGCCGCGCTCGACCTCACCACCGAAGTCGGCGTGGCCGGGGGTGTCGATGACGTTGATGACGATGGGGCCGTCGGTGGCGTGAACGCCCTTGTACGAGATCGCGGTGTTCTTCGCGAGGATCGTGATGCCCTTTTCGCGCTCGAGCTCGTTCGAGTCCATGGCACGTTCTTCGAGGTGTGCGTGGTCAGCGAAAGAGTTCGTCTGACGCAGCATGGCGTCGACGAGCGTCGTCTTGCCGTGGTCGA is drawn from Salinibacterium hongtaonis and contains these coding sequences:
- the typA gene encoding translational GTPase TypA, which codes for MAIATRSDLRNVAIVAHVDHGKTTLVDAMLRQTNSFADHAHLEERAMDSNELEREKGITILAKNTAISYKGVHATDGPIVINVIDTPGHADFGGEVERGLSMVDGVVLLVDASEGPLPQTRFVLRKALEAKLPVILLVNKTDRPDARIDAVVSESQDLLLGLASDMADEHPDLDLDAILNVPVVYASGRNGAASWNKPEDGTLPDNDDLEPLFDAILKHVPAPTYDDEHPLQAWVTNLDSSPFLGRLALLRVFNGTIKKGQTVAWVKKDGTVSNTRVTELLITKALDRYPAESAGPGDIVAVAGFEDIFIGETLADPNDVRPLPTITVDDPAISMTIGTNTSPLIGKVKGHKLTARMVKDRLDKELVGNVSLKLVDVGRPDAWEVQGRGELALAILVEQMRREGFELTVGKPQVVVKQIDGKVHEPFEHLTIDTPEEHLGAITQLLASRKGRMEAMANHGTGWVRMEFIVPSRGLIGFRSEFMTTTRGEGIANAVAHGYEPWAGEITTRVNGSIVADRAGVATPFAMVALQERMTFFVEPTQEVYEGMVVGENSRADDMDVNITKEKQLTNMRQSTSDSFERMTPSRKLTLEECLEFAREDECVEVTPEFVRIRKVELDANARARKTSRLKKQNA